A stretch of the Hydra vulgaris chromosome 09, alternate assembly HydraT2T_AEP genome encodes the following:
- the LOC136085366 gene encoding protein GVQW3-like, protein MSNFVEQSSAVKFCLLNDISAAETYQMLQKAFGEETMSQKNVYKWYKDFKEGRERVDDLERSGRPSTSIDDCHINKIKELVLANRWLTIRDLVDMVGISFGSVQAILKDHLGLRRLKSRLVPKLLNFFKKRASR, encoded by the coding sequence ATGTCTAATTTTGTTGAGCAAAGTAGTgctgttaaattttgtttgctgaATGATATTTCTGCTGCTGAAACGTATCAAATGTTGCAAAAGGCCTTCGGTGAAGAGACTAtgtctcaaaaaaatgtttacaagtggtACAAAGACTTCAAAGAAGGCCGAGAACGTGTTGATGACTTGGAACGCTCCGGACGACCATCGACTTCGATTGATGATTGCcacatcaacaaaatcaaagaattgGTGCTTGCAAATCGTTGGTTAACCATTCGAGACCTTGTTGACATGGTTGGAATATCATTTGGGTCGGTGCAAGCGATTTTGAAGGATCATTTGGGCCTCAGAAGACTCAAATCACGTTTGGTGCCGAAACTtctcaatttctttaaaaaaagagcgTCGCGTTAA